One Paraburkholderia dioscoreae DNA segment encodes these proteins:
- a CDS encoding flavin reductase family protein — protein MLADIERITHPLELAASFKSAMSRGASSVALVTTVDENGRPHGLATTTFLSVSMNPASALICVNRSASASPVIKDSGVFCVVLLQSIHEEISARFSRPDNRDQRFVQGRWRAGPAGLPYIDDAPAVFCSVA, from the coding sequence GTGCTAGCAGATATCGAGAGGATTACCCATCCACTGGAGCTTGCCGCGAGCTTCAAGTCGGCCATGAGCCGGGGCGCATCTTCAGTAGCGCTGGTCACTACTGTCGACGAAAACGGCCGTCCCCATGGCCTCGCCACGACGACATTCCTCTCTGTGTCAATGAACCCGGCGTCCGCGCTGATATGCGTGAACCGTTCAGCAAGCGCATCGCCGGTGATTAAGGACAGCGGGGTCTTCTGCGTAGTTCTGCTGCAATCCATTCATGAGGAAATCAGCGCCAGATTTAGCCGGCCCGATAATCGAGACCAGCGATTTGTCCAAGGCCGTTGGCGAGCTGGACCTGCTGGATTGCCGTACATCGATGATGCGCCCGCGGTGTTCTGCTCCGTTGCCTGA
- a CDS encoding quinone oxidoreductase family protein — MSWEADEVRIHEFGGPEQMRLEKVTLRDVGPGEVLLRQDAVGINFVDTYHRRGLFPIGELPRALGVEAAGIVEAVGEGVTRVRVGDHVSYPRSVTTGSYASRRIMPERMLMRLPEGISNEVAAAISLQGMTVHMLLKGVRELKPGNTILVHSAAGGLGLLLVQWAKSIGVRVIGTVGSPEKAELAKSVGADETILYKEVDFAEATKELTKGEGVDVVYEGVGGDTLKRSLAVIKPFGLAVNLGQVGGPLPTLDLADLGPYQSLSVCVPGLSPYLKTLQDIQVAADELFGHILSGALKVHIGARFPLAAAADAHRLIESGKSMGSVILEV, encoded by the coding sequence ATGAGTTGGGAAGCTGACGAGGTACGAATTCATGAGTTTGGTGGTCCGGAACAGATGCGTCTGGAGAAGGTAACACTTCGAGACGTTGGGCCGGGTGAGGTTCTTCTGAGGCAGGATGCCGTGGGCATCAACTTCGTCGACACCTATCATCGCCGAGGCCTGTTTCCGATTGGCGAACTACCGCGTGCACTTGGCGTGGAAGCCGCCGGGATTGTTGAGGCGGTCGGCGAGGGGGTGACGCGGGTCCGTGTCGGCGACCATGTCAGTTACCCGAGGTCGGTTACGACGGGTTCCTATGCAAGTCGCCGCATCATGCCCGAACGGATGCTCATGCGCCTTCCCGAGGGCATCAGTAATGAGGTCGCAGCAGCAATCAGCCTGCAGGGCATGACGGTCCATATGCTGCTAAAGGGTGTTCGTGAACTCAAGCCGGGCAACACCATTCTAGTTCATAGCGCAGCTGGTGGCCTTGGTCTTTTGCTGGTTCAGTGGGCGAAGAGCATCGGTGTGCGCGTCATCGGGACAGTCGGCTCGCCTGAAAAGGCGGAGTTGGCAAAGTCCGTTGGCGCAGACGAAACCATCCTCTACAAAGAGGTCGACTTCGCGGAAGCGACGAAAGAGCTGACGAAAGGCGAAGGCGTCGATGTGGTCTACGAAGGCGTCGGCGGTGACACGCTCAAGCGTTCGCTCGCGGTTATCAAGCCATTCGGTCTCGCGGTCAATCTCGGCCAGGTTGGCGGACCTCTGCCAACGTTGGACCTGGCAGACCTCGGCCCATATCAGTCTCTTTCGGTGTGCGTGCCGGGTCTCTCGCCCTATCTGAAGACCTTGCAGGACATTCAGGTGGCAGCGGATGAGCTTTTCGGACATATCCTGTCCGGTGCGCTAAAGGTGCACATTGGCGCGCGGTTCCCCCTTGCCGCGGCTGCCGATGCTCACCGCCTTATTGAGAGCGGCAAGTCAATGGGCTCTGTCATTCTCGAGGTCTGA
- a CDS encoding sugar ABC transporter substrate-binding protein, with product MAPQIATAAETFMPACYTPAPASAGTIQYPARTGPYRVALVYGFSGIPWLTQMVQETQAWVARPENAKNIKELKVVGTGSDVVAQIAAIDSFIQVGYDAIVFDSVNPKAFDAVIRRAKQAGTVLVSFDNVVDSPDVFRVTPDFKAFGVLKTQTVVDLMPTKKGRLLEVRGPAGAPNDRARHAGAREVLDKYKDIQVTEVVGNWDTGTVQKVVSDAIAVNGNFDAIVCQHGCQGVTNALKAANGPATPVGGDAVNGFVKALVSQKIPGISISTSPGQGPVAMQAAIALLQGKALPSLAYLPPLHAMTKDMKVDVNYFPELPDSYETVSSYTNCGVVLKPQEFTKLSAKDK from the coding sequence ATGGCACCGCAGATTGCGACGGCCGCCGAAACTTTCATGCCGGCTTGCTATACCCCCGCGCCAGCGTCCGCGGGCACGATTCAGTACCCGGCTCGCACGGGACCCTACAGGGTGGCGCTGGTCTATGGCTTCAGCGGCATTCCGTGGCTCACACAGATGGTTCAGGAAACGCAGGCGTGGGTTGCCCGACCCGAGAATGCAAAGAACATCAAGGAACTGAAAGTGGTCGGCACCGGGTCCGACGTTGTCGCCCAAATCGCTGCAATCGATAGTTTCATCCAGGTCGGCTATGACGCCATCGTCTTTGATTCGGTGAACCCCAAGGCGTTCGACGCGGTTATCCGGCGTGCAAAGCAGGCGGGCACAGTACTTGTGTCATTCGATAACGTTGTAGACAGTCCCGATGTGTTCAGAGTCACTCCGGATTTCAAGGCATTCGGCGTACTTAAGACTCAGACGGTCGTTGACCTGATGCCAACAAAAAAAGGCCGATTGCTCGAAGTGCGTGGACCGGCGGGTGCCCCAAATGACCGAGCCCGACATGCTGGTGCGCGCGAGGTCCTGGATAAGTACAAGGACATTCAGGTTACAGAGGTAGTCGGCAACTGGGATACCGGCACCGTTCAGAAAGTCGTCTCCGATGCCATCGCCGTGAATGGCAATTTCGACGCAATTGTTTGTCAGCACGGGTGCCAAGGCGTAACCAACGCTCTCAAAGCAGCGAACGGTCCGGCAACGCCCGTCGGCGGCGACGCTGTCAATGGGTTCGTCAAGGCGCTGGTGTCTCAGAAAATTCCCGGGATATCTATTTCAACGTCTCCCGGTCAAGGTCCCGTAGCGATGCAGGCAGCCATCGCACTACTCCAAGGCAAAGCCCTTCCTTCTCTTGCCTACCTTCCGCCTCTTCATGCAATGACTAAGGACATGAAGGTCGATGTCAACTACTTTCCTGAGCTGCCCGACAGCTACGAGACCGTCTCCAGCTACACCAACTGTGGCGTAGTGCTCAAACCTCAGGAATTCACAAAACTTTCGGCGAAAGACAAATAG